The Alnus glutinosa chromosome 7, dhAlnGlut1.1, whole genome shotgun sequence genome includes a region encoding these proteins:
- the LOC133873980 gene encoding uncharacterized protein LOC133873980, which produces MLLRETIQKANLCFYKTLQNLRSFFYGKHQKLSKLPSFNPFSCGGRGSRKDYQRDQFYIKFCDEWEASLNKAKESYNSSLMASEEQRKEEVACSGSFVKSAKQSPANGKQEGVVEEKKNRESPQIGKEESCRLCSSKNTNGDGGLGGHVLSEKMKDLEMMDTDDLEQVLDVEEALHYYSRLTSPLYVDIVDKFFMDMHTDFSIPQVSTSINNSKRRFG; this is translated from the coding sequence ATGCTGCTTAGAGAAACCATTCAAAAAGCCAACTTATGCTTTTACAAAACCCTTCAAAACCTCAGGTCTTTCTTCTATGGGAAGCACCAAAAGCTTTCCAAACTCCCTTCCTTCAATCCCTTCTCTTGCGGCGGTCGTGGCAGCCGGAAAGATTATCAAAGAGATCAATTCTACATCAAGTTTTGTGATGAATGGGAGGCCAGTCTAAATAAGGCGAAAGAGAGTTACAATAGCAGTCTAATGGCCTCAGAAGAGCAGAGGAAGGAAGAAGTTGCATGTAGTGGAAGCTTCGTAAAGTCTGCAAAGCAAAGTCCTGCGAATGGCAAACAAGAAGGGGTggtagaagaaaagaagaacagagaAAGTCCCCAAATAGGAAAAGAAGAGTCGTGCAGGCTGTGCAGCTCAAAGAACACGAATGGAGATGGAGGCCTAGGGGGCCATGTGTTATCAGAAAAGATGAAGGATTTGGAGATGATGGACACAGATGATTTGGAACAAGTGTTGGACGTAGAAGAGGCTCTGCACTACTATTCTCGCCTTACAAGCCCACTTTATGTCGACATTGTCGACAAGTTTTTCATGGACATGCACACAGATTTCTCTATCCCACAAGTCTCCACCAGCATCAACAATTCCAAAAGGAGATTTGGCTAG